In Brienomyrus brachyistius isolate T26 chromosome 14, BBRACH_0.4, whole genome shotgun sequence, the following proteins share a genomic window:
- the rtn1a gene encoding reticulon-1a isoform X3 → MRAAAMDLLYWRDVKQSAVLFASVMLLLFSLTQFSVVSVMAYMALAALSATISFRVYKCVLQAVQKTDEGHPFKSYLEAEIALSQDQIQKYTDCTQLYVNSAMKELRRLFLVQDLVDSLKFAVLMWLLTYVGALFNGLTLLILVVISMFTMPVVYEKYQAQIDQYLGLVRTHVNSVVGKIQEKIPGAKRKTE, encoded by the exons CCATGGACCTCCTGTATTGGCGGGACGTGAAGCAGTCAGCCGTGCTGTTTGCCAGCGTGATGCTCCTGCTCTTCTCGCTCACGCAGTTCAGCGTTGTCAGCGTCATGGCCTACATGGCCCTGGCTGCCCTCTCCGCCACCATCAGCTTCAGGGTCTACAAGTGCGTCCTGCAGGCCGTGCAGAAGACCGACGAGGGACACCCCTTCAA GTCCTACCTGGAGGCAGAGATCGCCTTGTCCCAGGATCAGATCCAGAAGTATACCGATTGCACCCAGCTCTACGTGAATAGTGCCATGAAGGAACTACGCAGGCTGTTCCTGGTGCAGGACCTGGTAGACTCACTCAAG TTTGCTGTGCTGATGTGGTTGCTAACATATGTGGGGGCGCTCTTCAATGGCCTAACACTGCTCATCCTGG TGGTCATATCCATGTTCACCATGCCTGTGGTCTATGAGAAGTACCAG GCTCAAATTGACCAATACCTGGGGTTAGTAAGGACCCACGTCAACTCTGTGGTAGGAAA GATACAGGAGAAAATTCCAGGGGCCAAACGGAAGACGGAATAG
- the tdrd9 gene encoding ATP-dependent RNA helicase TDRD9, which yields MASLFHPSRFHNSKQGRGGPVYPGNTGKDQKRGIPETARTRRRSCCIIAYIMKKTITAEQITEWFTAGTKFAGIRITDRLQDEPKAVGVSAESGTADGTVEQSSPRSSVAEGCSRAQSSTGSSSTQSPGSPKSPGKYEYRSLPITKNRQELISLIENNSVVIVRGATGSGKTTQLPQFILDYYREKGAPCNIVVTQPRRIAAISIARWVAHECRCALGGLVGYQVSLTKVASDQTRLIYVTTGVLLQKLVFAKSLTEFSHIFIDEVHERTEELDFLLLVVRKLLHSNSRYVKVILMSATINCRELAEYFGTPVRNHVNPAYVFEVDGAPYTIEEFFLDDLRSKFNHMVEHHNTEEPCITKEMYDMAVSLIQSFDELENKDQRSTEAEICGDVALPNRGSVLVFLPGLAEIQYMQEALANLVRKRLQVYPLHSTITLEEQNALFLVPIPGYRKVILSTNIAESSVTVPDVKYVIDFCLARQLFWDKRTHYQSLCLTWASKTSCNQRRGRAGRVSKGYCYRLVTRKFWRTAIPEYMTPEMQRSPLATTMLKVKLLDMGDPRSLLSTALSPPHLNDIERTVLQLKELGALSLEREGEDQRRFDGDLTFLGRVLAQLPVNLHLGKLVVLGHAFGCLEECLILAACMSLKSFFAMPSLQRLTGYRNKLAFANGIPSDSIAVVNAFKVWYTSRQEGAFRHAKDELDWGKENCIQIKRIREVAELFEDLKARVFHFNMRVTEKAPTKDYESVNKQTFILQIAIAGAFYPNYFNMGEIDEELAFKELCGHNPKTTVQVRNVPSFGFLYYKQLQSLFRQCGPVKSITYDGSRAYMEFYKTSARGTGVLPEVSLALLMAQQRLPKDLLVHPSNAVAAKAGNRILSHVAHARVTVDLENHTVEPTSSVFDPEQFPPQPMFIVNITEVVEVGHFWGFQADEASIRKQGVLTADINGRQLQRLSGSVCPSLLCLAPYAEDQEEPLYFRAKVLHVSGSSVEVFFVDYGNTSQMDASSLRELPADLSARPYQAQEFQLVGMRPSAQSLILGNEWSSAARNCFITLVNRRSLMASLFSVVHGVLRVHLHVNTDGASFSVADDMIEKGHAYKVEESFQSKQSHEMLQSLYKDLQNGTFMFNPSSTSWATHKKEQKELMESLLEAFSKSSQAAPKSRAPVHGPSSPYKMSFHCMNSVRQYRSVAIDMDSINSVAVNESLEDKHQRIIVAGTVSVSASSSNILLKETTLMPRIPGLPAILCMLFSPIMELRVDQDSTCFTGTLCGLGWNSHTQEPVLVEHDIELDFDVRFDVEDITEINALRLAINSLVCEGPAGTLHLGQDRIRELQQDVRDRLIRLFTKFPAREDIVPCYSEKPKTWNQIDPSQKMEPLQKTDQDSRGALFHLHPIPLLNV from the exons GACAGCAGATGGCACTGTGGAGCAGAGCAGCCCAAGGAGCAGTGTAGCAGAGGGCTGCAGCAGGGCTCAGAGTAGCACAGGATCATCAAGCA CTCAATCTCCAGGCTCTCCAAAGTCCCCTGGGAAATATGAGTACCGATCGCTGCCAATCACCAAGAACCGACAGGAG CTCATCTCTCTGATTGAGAATAATTCGGTGGTCATCGTCCGGGGAGCCACGGGCAGTGGGAAAACCACGCAGCTGCCCCAGTTCATCCTGGACTACTACAGAGAGAAAGGCGCCCCCTGCAACATCGTGGTCACCCAGCCACGCAGGATCGCCGCCATCAGCATCGCCCGCTGGGTCGCCCATGAGTGCAGGTGTGCCCTTGGCGGTCTGGTGGGATACCAG GTGAGCCTGACAAAGGTGGCCTCAGACCAGACAAGGCTCATCTATGTGACCACTGGAGTGCTGCTGCAGAAGCTGGTCTTTGCCAAAAGTCTTACTGAGTTTTCACATATCTTCATAGATGAG GTACATGAACGCACTGAGGAGCTGGACTTCCTGCTGCTGGTGGTGAGGAAGCTGCTCCACTCCAACTCCCGCTATGTCAAA GTTATCCTCATGTCGGCTACCATCAACTGCCGGGAGCTTGCGGAATACTTCGGCACGCCTGTCCGTAACCATGTGAACCCAGCCTATGTTTTTGAGGTGGATGGAGCGCCGTACACCATCGAGGAATTCTTCCTGGATGATCTGCGCAGCAAGTTCAATCATATG gTGGAGCACCACAACACTGAGGAGCCCTGCATCACTAAAGAGATGTACGATATGGCTGTCAGCCTCATCCAAAGCTTTGATGAGCTGGAGAACAAAGACCAGAG GAGCACTGAGGCGGAGATCTGTGGCGACGTGGCCCTACCGAATCGGGGCAGCGTGCTAGTCTTCCTGCCGGGCCTGGCTGAGATCCAGTACATGCAGGAAGCCCTGGCCAACCTGGTGCGAAAGAG GTTGCAGGTGTACCCACTCCACTCCACAATCACCTTGGAGGAGCAGAACGCCTTGTTTCTGGTTCCAATTCCGGGGTACAGGAAG GTCATCCTGTCCACCAACATCGCAGAGAGCTCCGTCACGGTGCCCGACGTGAAGTACG TGATCGACTTCTGTCTGGCGCGACAACTCTTCTGGGATAAGAGAACCCATTACCAGAGCCTGTGCCTCACCTGGGCTTCCAAGACTAGCTGCAATCAGAGAAGAG GTCGGGCAGGACGTGTCTCTAAAGGCTACTGTTACCGGCTGGTGACCAGGAAGTTCTGGAGAACTGCGATCCCAGAATACATGACTCCTGAAATGCAG CGGTCACCCTTGGCTACCACCATGCTGAAAGTAAAACTGCTGGATATGGGCGACCCCCGATCTCTTCTGTCCACTGCTCTGTCACCCCCTCACCTTAATGACATCGAGAGGACAGTGCTGCAGCTCAAAGAG TTGGGGGCACTCTCCCTGGAGCGGGAAGGAGAGGACCAGAGACGTTTCGACGGAGATCTCACCTTCTTGGGCCGAGTGCTGGCACAGCTGCCTGTAAACTTGCACCTGGGCAAGTTGGTAGTACTGGGCCATGCGTTTGGCTGCCTTGAGGAGTGTCTCATCTTAG CGGCTTGTATGTCCTTGAAGAGCTTCTTCGCGATGCCATCGCTGCAGCGGTTGACTGGCTATCG GAACAAGCTGGCCTTTGCAAATGGCATCCCGAGCGATTCCATAGCAGTCGTCAATGCATTCAAG GTGTGGTACACCTCCCGGCAAGAGGGAGCGTTTCGGCATGCTAAG GACGAGCTGGACTGGGGTAAGGAGAACTGCATCCAGATCAAGAGGATCCGAGAG GTGGCTGAGCTGTTCGAGGACCTGAAGGCTCGCGTGTTCCACTTCAACATGCGTGTGACTGAGAAGGCGCCCACCAAGGATTACGAGAGCGTCAACAAGCAGACGTTCATCCTGCAG ATCGCCATCGCCGGGGCCTTTTACCCCAATTATTTCAACATGGGGGAAATAGACGAAGAACTGGCCTTCAAGGAGCTGTGTGGCCACAACCCGAAGACGACAGTGCAG GTCCGAAACGTGCCTTCCTTCGGGTTCCTGTACTATAAGCAGCTGCAGTCGCTCTTTCGCCAGTGCGGCCCAGTGAAGTCCATCACCTACGATGGCTCCAG AGCATACATGGAGTTCTACAAGACCTCTGCCCGGGGGACCGGGGTTCTCCCCGAGGTGTCCCTGGCCCTCCTCATGGCTCAGCAGCGCCTCCCAAAGGACCTGTTAGTGCATCCCAGCAATGCAGTGGCAGCTAAGGCTGGCAACAGGATCCTGTCGCACGTTGCCCATGCGCG GGTGACCGTGGACTTGGAGAACCACACCGTCGAGCCCACGAGCAGCGTGTTTGACCCAGAACAattccccccccagcccatgtTCATCGTCAACATCACAGAG GTTGTGGAAGTCGGCCACTTCTGGGGATTCCAGGCAGATGAGGCCAGCATAAGGAAGCAGGGCGTGCTGACGGCCGACATCAACGGCAGGCAGCTTCAGCGCCTGTCCGGGTCCGTCTGCCCCAGCCTGCTGTGCCTGGCGCCCTATGCCGAggaccaggaggagcccctgTACTTCAGGGCTAAAGTCCTGCACGTGAGCGGCAGCAGTGTGGAG GTCTTCTTTGTGGATTACGGCAACACCAGCCAGATGGACGCTAGCAGCCTGAGGGAGCTACCTGCGGACCTGTCGGCCCGTCCCTACCAG GCCCAGGAGTTCCAGTTAGTCGGCATGCGTCCGTCTGCCCAGTCCCTCATCCTGGGAAACGAGTGGAGCAGCGCGGCTAGGAACTGCTTCATCACGCTGGTCAACAGACGCTCGCTCATGGCCTCGCTCTTCTCCGTCGTGCACGGCGTGCTGCGCGTCCACCTGCACGTCAACACGGACGGCGCGAGCTTCAGCGTGGCCGACGACATGATAGAGAAGGGTCACGCTTACAAGGTCGAGGAGAGCTTTCAGTCCAAG CAGAGCCACGAGATGCTGCAGTCTCTCTACAAGGACCTCCAGAATGGCACCTTCATGTTCAATCCCTCCAGCACCTCCTGGGCAACGCACAAGAAGGAGCAGAAGGAACTGATGGAGAGCCTGCTGGAGGCCTTCTCCAAGAGTAGCCAGGCCGCACCCAAAAGTCGG GCTCCAGTCCATGGCCCATCCAGTCCATACAAGATGAGCTTCCACTGCATGAACAGTGTCAGACAGTACAG GTCTGTAGCTATAGACATGGACAGCATTAACTCTGTGGCTGTCAACGAGAGCCTTGAGGACAAGCACCAGAGGATCATCGTGGCCGGGACGGTGTCTGTCAGTGCATCCA GCTCTAACATCCTACTGAAGGAGACCACCCTGATGCCCAGGATCCCCGGCTTGCCGGCCATACTCTGCATGCTGTTCAGCCCCATCATGGAGCTACG CGTGGATCAGGATAGCACCTGTTTTACTGGCACCCTCTGTGGACTGGGCTGGAACTCGCACACCCAGGAACCTGTGCTGGTAGAGCATGACATAGAGCTGGACTTTGATGTCCGATTTGACGTGGAGGACATCACCGAG ATCAACGCTCTGCGATTGGCCATCAACAGTCTAGTCTGTGAGGGCCCAGCCGGAACCCTCCACCTGGGGCAGGACCGGAtaagggagctgcagcaggatgTTCGGGATCGGCTCATCAG GTTATTCACTAAGTTTCCCGCGAGAGAAGACATTGTGCCTTGCTACTCTGAGAAGCCGAAAACATGGAATCAG ATTGACCCCAGTCAGAAGATGGAGCCACTTCAGAAGACTGACCAGGATAGCAGAGGTGCCCTCTTCCACCTGCACCCTATCCCACTTCTCAATGTGTGA